The Cottoperca gobio chromosome 22, fCotGob3.1, whole genome shotgun sequence genome contains a region encoding:
- the med6 gene encoding mediator of RNA polymerase II transcription subunit 6 translates to MAAVDFRDNLLGISWVDSGWVPILNPGNVLDYFSERSNPFYDRTCNNEVVKMQRLTLEHLNQMVGVEYILLHAQEPILYIIRKQQRQSPTQEIPLADYYIIAGVVYQAPDLGTVISSRALSAVHGIQSAFDEAVSYCRYHPSKGYWWHFKDQEEREKNKPKSKKKEEASSLFQRHRVDTLLLDLRSKFPPTFYQPKPGEKPIPVEVKKEPEPPTEAVKQEEREPATKSSAPAPPSKPPPEKRARLQ, encoded by the exons ATGGCGGCGGTGGATTTCAGAG ACAACCTTCTTGGGATCTCCTGGGTGGACAGCGGCTGGGTTCCAATTCTTAACCCTGGAAATGTACTGGACTACTTCTCCGAGAGAAGTAACCCCTTCTACGACCGGACCTGTAATAATGAGGTAGTGAAGATGCAGCGGCTCACTCTGGAACATCTCAA TCAGATGGTGGGAGTGGAGTACATTCTTCTTCATGCTCAGGAGCCAATTCTCTATATCATCCGGAAACAACAGAGGCAGTCACCAACACAAG AGATTCCCTTGGCTGACTACTACATCATAGCAGGAGTTGTGTATCAGGCCCCTGACCTGGGAACAGTTATCAGCTCCAGAGCG CTCTCTGCTGTCCACGGAATCCAGTCTGCTTTCGACGAGGCCGTGTCGTACTGCCGCTATCACCCATCCAAAGGGTACTGGTGGCACTTCAAGgaccaggaggagagag aaaaaaacaaacccaagtccaagaagaaggaagaagcgAGTTCTCTGTTCCAGAGGCATCGAGTCGACACGCTGCTTCTGGACCTCCGGTCAAAGTTTCCACCAACATTCTACCAG CCTAAACCCGGCGAGAAGCCGATTCCAG TTGAGGTGAAGAAGGAGCCTGAACCCCCCACAGAGGCTGTTAAACAGGAGGAAAGGGAACCGGCCACAAAGTCCTCGGCCCCAGCGCCGCCCAGCAAACCGCCGCCAGAGAAGAGAGCAAGGCTCCAGTGA
- the ttc9 gene encoding tetratricopeptide repeat protein 9A, giving the protein MSAIKAGHDGSRGGHTDNGGGSPRLQQCAQPPNSSSSRTKDARYQQQLQQRHHGGSMLKQPSLNEPGDVVRRALDFKCQGTQCYKDKKYREAIGKYHRALLEIKGLCRVLGDPDTGSKPPSPLLPTISKSSTLTDEQKGAMENAELECYNSLAACLLQMELVNYERVKEYCLKVLYKEGKNFKALYRSGVAYYHLGDFQKALYYLKESHKQEPSDTNAIRYIQLTEMKIRRNAQREKKEALDV; this is encoded by the exons ATGAGCGCGATCAAGGCCGGGCACGACGGCAGCAGAGGTGGCCACACCGACAACGGCGGCGGCTCCCCGAGGCTCCAGCAGTGCGCTCAGCctcccaacagcagcagcagccggacCAAAGATGCCAGAtaccagcagcagctccagcagaggCATCATGGAGGGTCGATGCTGAAACAGCCATCACTCAACGAGCCGGGCGACGTCGTGAGGCGCGCGCTGGACTTCAAGTGCCAAGGCACGCAGTGCTACAAGGATAAGAAGTACCGAGAGGCGATCGGCAAGTATCACCGCGCTCTGCTGGAGATTAAGGGGCTGTGCAGGGTGCTGGGGGATCCGGACACCGGCTCCAAGCCCCCGTCCCCCCTCCTGCCGACCATCAGCAAGTCCAGCACGCTGACAGATGAGCAGAAGGGGGCCATGGAGAACGCAGAGCTGGAGTGTTACAACAGCTTGGCGG CCTGCCTGCTGCAGATGGAGCTGGTGAACTATGAGCGGGTGAAGGAATACTGTTTGAAGGTGCTTTACAAGGAAGGCAAGAACTTCAAAGCTCTGTACCGATCTGGTGTGGCCTATTACCACCTGGGAGACTTCCAGAAGGCCCTGTACTACCTGAAGGAGTCCCACAAACAGGAGCCATCCG ACACCAATGCCATCCGCTACATCCagctgacagagatgaagatTCGCAGGAACGCCcagagggaaaagaaagaggcTCTGGATGTCTGA